The Pyruvatibacter sp. HU-CL02332 genome includes a window with the following:
- a CDS encoding PQQ-binding-like beta-propeller repeat protein: protein MTSQFHIFSRTTSRVAALSALAFTLVACDTVNDLISPSDDPPLPGERISVMSLEQQLEADPRIAGLQVVLPAPYVNTDWAQPGGFPDNVLHHLDAPEAISEVWDADAGQGSSSNGRLTAPPIIADGRAFVLDAEGGVRAFEADTGTRIWAVDLTPEDADSEEGFGGGIAYDDGAIYVATGFGTVVAMDAATGEEFWTYEGRTPFRAAPSAVGGRIFVISFDNQTSALAQATGEVLWTHQGIQETAGILGSPSPAVSGDTLVVPYSSGEVFALRVENGQEVWNDTLTRTLSNTALANISDIAGRPVIDRDRVFAVSHAGRMVAIDIRTGERVWTRSLSGVQTPWVAGDFIFLVTTSAEVIALSRRDGRIRWVTQLPRFTDPEDRDGPITWAGPVLAGDRLLLASSTGEAFAVSPYNGDVLGEVEIPRGTFISPIVANKTVYILTDAAELLAFR, encoded by the coding sequence ATGACATCTCAGTTTCATATTTTTTCACGCACCACATCGCGTGTTGCAGCCCTGAGTGCGCTGGCTTTCACACTGGTTGCCTGCGACACGGTCAACGATCTGATCAGCCCGTCTGATGATCCACCCCTTCCCGGTGAGCGCATCTCCGTCATGTCCTTGGAGCAGCAGCTCGAAGCTGATCCGCGTATCGCCGGTCTGCAGGTTGTGCTGCCCGCCCCCTATGTAAATACGGATTGGGCGCAGCCGGGTGGATTTCCCGACAACGTGCTGCACCACCTCGATGCGCCGGAAGCAATATCAGAAGTCTGGGACGCAGATGCCGGACAGGGGTCAAGCAGTAATGGTCGTCTCACAGCTCCCCCCATCATTGCGGACGGGCGCGCCTTTGTGCTGGACGCCGAAGGTGGTGTGCGTGCATTTGAGGCTGATACTGGAACACGTATCTGGGCTGTCGATCTGACGCCAGAAGACGCGGACTCAGAAGAAGGCTTTGGCGGCGGTATCGCATATGACGATGGCGCGATCTATGTCGCCACCGGGTTCGGCACCGTGGTTGCGATGGATGCTGCGACCGGTGAAGAATTTTGGACCTATGAAGGCCGCACGCCGTTTCGTGCAGCGCCCTCAGCGGTCGGTGGGCGTATCTTCGTCATCTCGTTTGACAATCAGACATCCGCATTGGCTCAGGCTACAGGTGAAGTGCTGTGGACCCATCAGGGCATTCAGGAAACAGCAGGCATTCTCGGGTCACCGAGCCCTGCCGTGTCCGGCGACACGCTCGTGGTCCCATACTCATCTGGCGAGGTTTTCGCGCTGCGCGTTGAAAACGGTCAGGAGGTCTGGAACGACACTCTGACACGCACACTGTCAAACACCGCATTGGCAAACATCAGCGACATTGCCGGTCGTCCAGTGATCGATCGGGACCGTGTGTTTGCTGTCAGCCACGCGGGCCGCATGGTGGCGATTGATATCCGTACCGGTGAGCGCGTGTGGACGCGTTCCCTGTCCGGCGTTCAAACGCCATGGGTAGCCGGTGATTTCATTTTCCTCGTGACGACCAGCGCGGAAGTGATCGCGCTTTCACGGCGTGATGGTCGTATCCGGTGGGTAACCCAGCTGCCGCGCTTCACGGATCCAGAAGATCGCGATGGCCCAATCACCTGGGCAGGACCTGTTCTGGCAGGCGACCGACTGCTGCTGGCCTCCTCAACCGGCGAGGCATTTGCTGTCTCGCCTTACAATGGCGATGTGCTGGGTGAGGTTGAAATTCCCCGTGGCACATTCATTTCCCCAATCGTGGCGAACAAGACGGTCTACATACTGACCGATGCCGCCGAGCTTCTGGCGTTCCGCTAG
- a CDS encoding tetratricopeptide repeat protein yields the protein MSDIFREVEEDLRRDRAEDLWKSYGVYMIAAAVGVVAIVAGISWWNASQQSAAEDAASKFVAASQLVEDGETAAAADAFAAIAQSASGGYEAVASMRAAGLQAESGDTEGAIATYDAISAGGADDILKGLASLKAALLMADTASPDELKIRLTPLAGDGSPWRFSALELLGYVSLRENDTTAAGEYYQQLADAAGAPPLARERARDMLRGLQLEAPIARQLPAAEAPSQEQTADDVAEESEAAQ from the coding sequence TTGTCAGACATTTTCCGTGAAGTTGAAGAGGACCTGCGCCGCGACCGTGCCGAGGACCTTTGGAAGTCCTATGGCGTTTACATGATCGCTGCCGCCGTGGGTGTCGTTGCCATTGTTGCCGGTATCAGCTGGTGGAATGCATCCCAGCAATCTGCCGCTGAGGACGCGGCCAGCAAGTTCGTGGCCGCCAGCCAACTGGTGGAAGACGGCGAAACAGCCGCGGCCGCTGACGCTTTCGCCGCCATCGCACAATCTGCCAGCGGCGGATACGAAGCTGTTGCCAGCATGCGTGCAGCAGGTCTCCAGGCAGAATCCGGAGACACCGAAGGTGCAATCGCCACCTACGATGCCATTTCGGCTGGCGGCGCTGACGATATTCTCAAAGGTCTGGCGTCTTTGAAGGCAGCCTTGTTGATGGCGGATACCGCAAGCCCCGATGAGTTGAAGATCCGGCTCACGCCACTTGCAGGTGACGGCAGCCCTTGGCGCTTCTCTGCGCTTGAGCTGCTTGGCTATGTGTCACTTCGCGAGAACGACACGACAGCAGCCGGTGAGTATTACCAGCAACTTGCAGATGCCGCCGGTGCGCCTCCATTGGCACGCGAACGCGCGCGAGACATGCTGCGCGGTCTTCAACTGGAAGCACCCATTGCACGGCAACTGCCTGCTGCAGAAGCACCATCGCAAGAACAAACTGCCGACGACGTTGCAGAAGAGAGCGAAGCCGCACAATGA
- the panB gene encoding 3-methyl-2-oxobutanoate hydroxymethyltransferase: MSVQNTVRRKTVPQIRNSKNNTPVVCLTAYHAHTARLVDPYVDLLLVGDSLGMVMHGMENTLGVSLELMILHGKAVMRGADQAVVVVDMPFGTYEESPQIAFRNASRVIHETGCTAIKLEGGARMAETIHFLSERGIPVMAHIGLTPQSVQTMGGYKTQGRTTDEWAALEEDARAVAEAGAFSVVLEGIAEPLAARITGQIDVPTIGIGASPACDGQILVLEDMLGLNPSPPKFVKEFATLGAAIEGAAEAYAKEVRSRHFPAKEHTYSMKK, from the coding sequence ATGTCCGTTCAAAACACAGTTCGCCGTAAGACCGTTCCGCAGATACGGAACTCAAAGAACAACACCCCGGTGGTGTGCCTGACGGCGTATCACGCCCATACGGCACGCCTGGTGGACCCGTATGTGGATCTGCTGCTGGTGGGCGATAGCCTTGGCATGGTCATGCACGGGATGGAAAACACGCTCGGCGTGTCGCTCGAGCTTATGATCCTGCACGGCAAGGCTGTGATGCGCGGTGCTGATCAGGCGGTGGTCGTCGTGGACATGCCCTTTGGCACCTATGAGGAGAGCCCTCAGATCGCATTCCGCAACGCGTCGCGGGTTATCCATGAAACGGGTTGCACGGCCATCAAGCTCGAAGGTGGGGCCCGCATGGCGGAAACCATCCATTTCCTGTCTGAGCGCGGAATTCCGGTCATGGCCCATATTGGCCTGACACCCCAAAGCGTCCAGACCATGGGTGGGTACAAGACCCAGGGCCGCACCACTGATGAGTGGGCCGCTTTGGAAGAAGACGCCCGTGCAGTGGCAGAAGCTGGCGCATTCTCAGTCGTTCTTGAGGGCATAGCAGAGCCCCTGGCTGCGCGCATTACGGGCCAGATTGACGTACCGACAATCGGCATCGGTGCGTCCCCGGCCTGTGACGGCCAGATTCTGGTGCTGGAAGACATGCTGGGCCTCAACCCCAGCCCGCCCAAATTCGTGAAGGAATTTGCCACTCTGGGGGCTGCCATCGAGGGCGCAGCAGAGGCATACGCAAAAGAAGTCCGCTCGCGCCATTTTCCTGCCAAGGAACACACCTACTCCATGAAGAAGTAG